The Lycium barbarum isolate Lr01 chromosome 10, ASM1917538v2, whole genome shotgun sequence genome includes a region encoding these proteins:
- the LOC132614269 gene encoding probable 2-oxoglutarate-dependent dioxygenase SLC1 yields the protein MHLLAVEKTKEKEEQIESRYQKGVRHLCESGITRIPKKYVLPVSDRPLIVKKEEKIDENLNLPIIDFAQLRGPNRSQVLKSLAKACEEYGFFQLVNHGIPSDIIQHIIEVGKLFFELPFEERAKYMSTDMQAPVRLGTSFNQNKDGVFCWRDFLKLSCHSLSSDMLSLWPSSPVDLREAAANYSKQAKFLYQLLIGAILESLGIVNENNDSNNLKEFEDGSQLLVLNCYPSCPEPDLTLGMPPHSDYGLLTLLLQDEVKGLQIQHKERWLTVEPIPNSFVVNVGDHLEIFSNGRYKSVLHRVLVNSSKSRISVASLHSLPYSCKIQPSPKLINESNLKLYKDTDFANFLEYLSSCEHKSKSFLESRKLTNQKGNHVI from the exons ATGCATTTGTTGGCTGTTGAAAAAACTAAGGAAAAGGAGGAGCAAATTGAAAGTAGATATCAAAAAGGAGTTAGGCATTTATGTGAAAGTGGGATCACTAGAATTCCCAAAAAGTATGTATTGCCAGTTTCAGATAGGCCCCTAATtgtgaaaaaagaagaaaaaattgatGAAAATCTCAACTTGCCCATTATTGATTTTGCTCAACTTCGAGGCCCCAACAGATCCCAAGTTCTCAAATCCCTTGCCAAAGCTTGTGAAGAGTATGGATTTTTTCAG TTGGTAAATCATGGTATACCTAGTGACATAATTCAGCACATAATTGAAGTGGGCAAACTATTTTTTGAACTTCCCTTTGAAGAAAGGGCAAAGTACATGTCTACTGATATGCAAGCACCAGTACGACTTGGCACAAGCTTTAATCAAAACAAAGATGGAGTATTTTGTTGGAGGGATTTTCTCAAGCTCAGTTGTCATTCTTTGTCAAGTGATATGCTCTCACTTTGGCCCTCTTCTCCAGTAGATCTCAG GGAGGCAGCTGCAAATTATTCAAAGCAAGCAAAGTTCTTGTACCAATTGCTAATTGGAGCAATTCTTGAAAGCTTGGGAATAGTGAATGAAAACAATGATAGTAATAATTTGAAAGAGTTTGAGGATGGGAGCCAACTTTTAGTATTGAATTGCTATCCTTCTTGCCCAGAGCCAGATTTAACACTTGGGATGCCACCACATTCAGACTATGGCTTACTCACACTTCTCTTACAAGATGAAGTAAAAGGCTTACAAATACAGCATAAAGAAAGATGGCTAACAGTTGAGCCAATTCCTAACTCCTTTGTTGTAAATGTTGGGGACCATCTTGAG ATATTCAGCAACGGAAGGTACAAAAGTGTGCTACATAGGGTACTTGTAAATTCTTCAAAGTCAAGAATCTCAGTTGCTTCACTACACAGCCTGCCTTATAGCTGCAAGATTCAGCCTTCTCCAAAGCTCATCAATGAATCCAACCTAAAACTCTACAAGGACACAGATTTTGCCAATTTTCTTGAATATCTTTCGTCTTGTGAACATAAGAGCAAGAGTTTCTTGGAATCTAGAAAATTGACTAATCAAAAAGGAAACCATGTTATTTAG